The DNA sequence CTCGACGGTCACGCCGTGTCACCTCCGACCGCTCGACGAACGTCGGCGTCAGTCGCGTCGAGAGCAGGGTGACGAACGGCCGTCTGACTCTCGACGTGGGTAGAGCTTCGAGGCGCGGACGAAGTCGACAGGCGTCACTTCGACCACCTCTCTGGCTGCCCCACCGTGACGACCGGGTGACTCTTGCGGGTCCGGCGTTGGAACGTCACGGCCGGCTGCAG is a window from the Haloferax marinisediminis genome containing:
- a CDS encoding DUF7563 family protein, producing the protein MSVSIGGSHVTHNFCRVYGDSEDRVHRCRECDTAVRIQRGSAAGRDVPTPDPQESPGRHGGAAREVVEVTPVDFVRASKLYPRRESDGRSSPCSRRD